A stretch of Episyrphus balteatus chromosome 2, idEpiBalt1.1, whole genome shotgun sequence DNA encodes these proteins:
- the LOC129912796 gene encoding probable insulin-like peptide 5 yields the protein MTFSKIYSGIGAVLLFVVCLAIMDFSVGEQRMCGQGLRKTMEMMCPNGFGGYKIKKRSGLNLDEDFSIENTDEDFNFGLSLDMLPFLTSMENSGLAKIRRRRHGVAHECCDKPCKMSELLSYCL from the exons AtgacattttcaaaaatctattctGGAATCGGAGCAGTACTTCTGTTTGTCGTTTGCTTGGCAATAATGGATTTTTCAGTTGGGGAACAAAGGATGTGTGGCCAAGGATTGAGAAAAACCATGGAAATGATGTGTCCAAACGGTTTTGgaggatacaaaataaaaaaacgaagcGGAT TAAATCTTGATGAAGACTTTAGTATCGAAAACACAGACGAAGACTTCAATTTTGGCTTGAGTCTTGATATGTTACCATTCTTGACAAGCATGGAAAATAGCGGTTTAGCAAAGATCCGGCGACGCAGACACGGAGTTGCACATGAATGCTGTGATAAGCCTTGCAAAATGAGTGAATTGTTATCTTATTGTCTTTAA